One region of Niallia sp. Man26 genomic DNA includes:
- a CDS encoding four-carbon acid sugar kinase family protein, which translates to MRISVISDDLTGASDCGGQLIRFGLKVSVMVQEHSEKMSDYDAVIYNTDSRSVTGHEAYESVKKVCDTIKSDPVDVIYKKIDSTMRGNIGEEINAIFDSFSPDFVIIAPAFPVNGRKVINGIHYLNSVKLENTEVAKDPKTPVRDSEIKRLIENQSKRKVEHITFQEIHQGHDTIMEKLVSCKNNQISYITVDSAQESDLEKLVELIHQTDFSVVWVGSAGLMNYLPEIYGMKQVEKTLPLPIHTEPVLLVVGSVSETGRIQLQHLLNNSETVGLEMNSVKVLQDEELKAMELMRILSEAKEALFQGKNVVLYSSNNVNETRNIGEQLGYDAVKISNIISMRLGELAAEIISIHDLKYLFLTGGDTAQQVFLQLNAKEFILLDEVESGIPLGRVSTDKEFFIVTKAGNFGSKEVMLKALYKLHGRDYDEADYRDYHGRRRRSGI; encoded by the coding sequence ATGAGAATATCAGTTATTTCGGATGATTTAACGGGAGCAAGTGATTGTGGAGGGCAGCTTATTCGTTTCGGTTTAAAGGTGTCCGTAATGGTGCAGGAACATTCTGAAAAAATGAGTGACTATGACGCAGTTATTTACAATACAGACAGCCGCTCTGTTACCGGGCATGAGGCTTATGAAAGCGTGAAAAAGGTATGTGACACGATAAAATCAGATCCAGTAGACGTAATCTATAAAAAGATTGATTCGACCATGAGAGGGAATATTGGGGAGGAAATCAATGCCATCTTTGATTCTTTTTCCCCGGATTTCGTGATCATTGCTCCTGCCTTTCCAGTGAATGGGCGTAAAGTCATCAATGGGATTCATTATCTAAATTCTGTTAAATTGGAGAATACCGAGGTGGCAAAGGATCCAAAAACACCTGTCCGGGATTCAGAGATTAAAAGATTGATAGAAAATCAATCAAAGCGGAAGGTAGAGCATATTACCTTTCAAGAGATTCATCAAGGGCATGACACTATCATGGAAAAATTGGTTTCCTGTAAGAACAATCAGATCTCTTATATTACAGTTGATTCTGCGCAAGAGTCTGATTTGGAAAAACTTGTCGAATTGATTCACCAGACTGATTTCTCCGTCGTTTGGGTTGGTTCTGCTGGTCTAATGAATTATTTACCGGAGATTTACGGGATGAAACAAGTCGAAAAAACGCTTCCTCTGCCTATCCATACTGAACCTGTTCTCTTAGTTGTTGGCAGTGTTAGTGAAACAGGCAGAATCCAGCTGCAGCATCTTTTGAACAATTCGGAAACGGTTGGACTGGAAATGAATTCGGTTAAAGTCTTACAGGACGAAGAATTAAAGGCAATGGAATTAATGCGAATTCTGTCTGAGGCTAAAGAGGCTTTATTTCAAGGGAAAAATGTAGTTTTATACTCTTCGAATAATGTGAATGAAACCCGTAACATTGGCGAGCAACTGGGATATGATGCTGTTAAAATTAGCAATATTATTTCCATGAGATTAGGTGAATTAGCAGCAGAAATCATCTCTATTCATGATTTAAAATATTTATTTTTAACTGGTGGAGATACTGCTCAGCAAGTTTTCCTACAATTAAATGCAAAAGAATTTATATTACTGGATGAAGTAGAATCTGGTATCCCGCTTGGCCGGGTATCCACTGATAAAGAATTTTTTATAGTTACAAAGGCTGGGAACTTTGGCTCAAAGGAAGTCATGTTAAAAGCACTTTATAAACTTCATGGGAGGGATTATGATGAAGCCGATTATAGGGATTACCATGGGCGACGCCGCAGGAGTGGGATCTGA